The Nicotiana tabacum cultivar K326 chromosome 14, ASM71507v2, whole genome shotgun sequence genome contains a region encoding:
- the LOC107765270 gene encoding 11S globulin seed storage protein Ana o 2.0101 produces the protein MEIRSLLPLALCFFLLFNGCFAQIEQQQRFLWQKLQQQQQHRRGRARTECRIQSLKAREPTYKFDSEAGTTEFWDRNNEEFECAGVAAVRNVIQPQGLLLPHYNNAPQLLYIVQGSGVLGTVIPGCAETYESPERERSMRGEESREGERQYRTGGDQHQKVRQFRQGDVLALPAGITLWFYNNGQERLVTVALLDTSNPANQLDLQFRHFFLAGNPNPRGQSGSRYEEEIRGRREQEQGEQQQQQRRQTGNLFDGFDQNLLADVFNVDPELVRNLQGREDQRGRIIRVERFDVLSPEFEEREEERRPSRREREGRRGSEPNGLEETICTMRLKENLGQPSRADVYNPRGGRISSLNSHKLPILNWLQLSAERGVLYQNAVMAPYWNMNAHSILYILRGSGRIQVVGDTGNSVFNDEVREGQMIIVPQNFAVVKRAGNQGLDYIAFKTNDQAMTSPLAGRLSAIRAMPEEVLMNSYQISRQDARSLKYNREEATVFAGRRSGGYSTRAFNYALTAVEALLKA, from the exons ATGGAAATACGTTCTCTTCTTCCTCTTGCCCTTTGCTTTTTTCTCCTCTTTAATGGTTGCTTTGCTCAAATAGAGCAACAGCAACGATTCTTATGGCAGAAACttcagcaacagcaacaacaccGCCGTGGCCGAGCTAGAACTGAGTGTCGGATCCAGAGCCTTAAAGCTCGGGAACCGACTTATAAATTTGACTCAGAGGCTGGAACCACTGAGTTTTGGGACCGTAATAATGAGGAATTTGAATGTGCTGGAGTTGCTGCTGTTAGAAATGTTATTCAACCTCAGGGCTTGCTCTTGCCTCATTACAATAATGCTCCTCAACTCCTCTACATTGTCCAAG GGAGCGGAGTTTTGGGTACTGTAATACCTGGATGTGCTGAAACATATGAATCACCAGAAAGAGAGAGAAGTATGAGGGGAGAAGAAAGCAGAGAAGGAGAAAGGCAGTACAGAACTGGTGGTGATCAACATCAAAAAGTCAGGCAATTTAGACAAGGAGATGTACTTGCATTACCAGCTGGTATTACTCTTTGGTTTTATAACAATGGTCAAGAACGTCTTGTTACTGTAGCTTTGCTTGATACCAGCAACCCTGCTAACCAGCTTGATCTCCAATTCAGG CATTTCTTCCTAGCTGGAAACCCAAATCCCAGAGGACAAAGTGGAAGCAGGTACGAAGAAGAAATCCGAGGTAGAAGAGAACAAGAACAAGgcgaacaacaacaacaacaacgtcGTCAAACAGGCAACCTTTTCGACGGTTTCGACCAAAATCTCCTCGCCGATGTTTTCAACGTAGACCCTGAATTAGTCAGAAATTTACAGGGCCGAGAAGATCAAAGGGGCCGAATTATTCGGGTCGAAAGGTTTGATGTTTTAAGCCCAGAATttgaagaaagagaagaagagagaaggcCCAGTAGAAGAGAGCGTGAGGGAAGAAGAGGATCAGAGCCCAATGGGCTTGAGGAAACTATTTGTACTATGAGGCTTAAAGAGAACTTGGGCCAACCATCTCGTGCTGACGTGTACAATCCACGTGGCGGACGCATAAGCAGCCTTAACAGCCATAAACTTCCAATTCTCAACTGGCTTCAGCTCAGTGCTGAAAGAGGAGTCCTTTACCAG AATGCAGTAATGGCACCATACTGGAACATGAACGCACACAGCATCCTCTACATTCTCCGAGGAAGTGGCCGGATTCAGGTAGTCGGCGACACCGGAAACTCCGTATTCAACGACGAGGTCAGAGAAGGCCAAATGATCATAGTACCACAAAACTTTGCAGTAGTAAAAAGAGCAGGAAACCAAGGACTAGACTACATTGCATTCAAAACCAACGATCAAGCCATGACCAGCCCACTCGCCGGACGATTATCGGCGATCCGAGCAATGCCAGAGGAAGTTCTAATGAATTCTTACCAGATTTCAAGACAAGATGCAAGAAGTTTGAAGTATAATAGAGAAGAAGCAACTGTTTTTGCTGGTAGAAGGTCAGGTGGATATTCAACTAGGGCATTTAACTATGCTTTAACTGCTGTTGAAGCTCTTTTAAAAGCTTAA
- the LOC107765271 gene encoding LOW QUALITY PROTEIN: 11S globulin seed storage protein Ana o 2.0101-like (The sequence of the model RefSeq protein was modified relative to this genomic sequence to represent the inferred CDS: deleted 1 base in 1 codon): MATFSSVLFLTLCFLVLSHGCFAQLLEQQQQNVWQRLQQQQQHRALRSKTECQIERLNAQEPTRRFESEAGVIEFWDATHEQFECAGVQAVRHQIRRNGLLLPYYTNTPMLMYIIQGRGIHSTVIPGCAETYETESGEYRTGERRRSFNDRHQKLRRFRAGDVLALPAGVTFWMYNDAEEPIVTVSLLDTSNHANQLDLTFRSFFLAGNPQRGLQQQFVGRQQETTMQERRSEQEKTSKGGNIFNGFDTEILSEAFNVDVETIRKLQGQNEERGVIVRAEELRLTLPEESEQEERREQQQREGGRWPLNGLEETICTLKLRENIGHPSRSDVYNPRGGRVSTVNSLSLPILNFLQLSAERGTLYRNAIVAPHWNMNAHSIIYIIRGSGRIQVVGNAGRSVFDDEVRENQLLIVPQNFAIVKRAGNEGLEYIAFKTNDNAMVNPLAGRLSALRAMPEEVLMNSYQISRQEARSLKYNREELTVFGPGSKSSRREEYA, translated from the exons ATGGCTACTTTCTCCTCAGTCCTATTTCTCACCCTTTGCTTCCTCGTTCTCTCCCACGGCTGTTTTGCTCAGCTCTTAGAGCAACAGCAACAGAACGTATGGCAGAGACttcaacaacagcaacaacaccGCGCTCTCAGGTCGAAAACCGAGTGCCAAATTGAGCGTTTGAACGCTCAAGAACCAACCCGGAGGTTCGAGTCTGAGGCCGGTGTTATTGAGTTCTGGGATGCTACCCATGAGCAATTTGAGTGCGCCGGAGTTCAAGCCGTTCGCCATCAAATTAGGCGAAATGGACTTTTGCTTCCTTACTATACCAACACTCCCATGCTCATGTACATTATCCAAG GTCGTGGTATTCACTCGACTGTGATACCGGGGTGTGCTGAGACATATGAAACAGAATCTGGGGAATACAGAACCGGAGAAAGACGCCGGAGTTTCAACGACAGGCACCAGAAACTCAGACGTTTCAGAGCTGGTGATGTTCTTGCTTTGCCGGCGGGTGTCACTTTCTGGATGTACAATGATGCTGAGGAACCAATTGTCACTGTCTCACTTCTTGACACTTCTAACCACGCTAATCAACTTGATCTCACCTTCAgg AGTTTCTTCCTAGCTGGAAACCCACAACGTGGATTACAACAACAATTCGTAGGAAgacaacaagaaacaacaatgCAAGAAAGGAGATCAGAACAAGAGAAAACATCTAAAGGAGGCAACATTTTCAACGGTTTCGACACTGAGATTTTGTCCGAAGCATTCAACGTCGACGTCGAAACCATAAGAAAACTTCAAGGACAGAACGAAGAGAGAGGTGTAATTGTTAGAGCAGAAGAGCTTCGTTTAACTCTACCTGAAGAATCTGAACAAGAAGAACGAAGGGAACAGCAACAAAGAGAAGGAGGAAGATGGCCATTGAATGGGTTAGAAGAAACAATATGTACACTGAAGTTGAGAGAGAATATTGGTCATCCTTCTAGATCTGACGTGTACAATCCACGTGGCGGACGCGTCAGCACTGTTAACAGTttgagtcttcctattctcaactTTCTCCAACTCAGTGCTGAGCGAGGAACCCTCTACCGG AATGCAATAGTTGCACCACACTGGAACATGAACGCCCACTCAATAATCTACATCATAAGAGGAAGCGGCCGAATTCAGGTAGTCGGAAACGCCGGACGATCAGTATTCGACGACGAAGTCAGAGAGAATCAGCTACTAATTGTGCCACAGAACTTTGCTATAGTGAAGAGAGCAGGCAATGAAGGACTTGAGTACATTGCTTTTAAGACTAATGACAATGCAATGGTTAACCCACTGGCTGGAAGATTATCAGCACTTAGAGCAATGCCAGAGGAAGTTTTAATGAACTCTTACCAAATTTCTAGGCAAGAAGCTAGGAGTTTGAAGTATAATAGG GAAGAGTTGACTGTTTTTGGACCAGGGTCTAAATCTAGTAGGAGAGAAGAATATGCTTAG